The Streptomonospora litoralis genome window below encodes:
- a CDS encoding alpha-ketoglutarate-dependent dioxygenase AlkB family protein: MNEPLFGAEPVTVAPGAVHVPGWLDTGAQRDLVERCRQWARGPGGMVQHRMPRGGAMSVRMTALGWYWEPYRYSRRLPGGEPVPPFPPVLGELARAGVAAASGAPPRADDPPYDVALVNFYDADARMGMHQDREERADVPVVSLSLGDTCVFRFGNTQTRTRPYTDVELGSGDLFVFGGPARMAYHGVPRTRPGTAPAGIGLERGRLNITIRATGLE, from the coding sequence GTGAACGAGCCGCTGTTCGGCGCCGAGCCGGTCACCGTCGCGCCGGGCGCTGTGCACGTGCCGGGCTGGCTGGACACCGGCGCCCAGCGCGACCTGGTGGAGCGCTGCCGGCAGTGGGCGCGCGGACCGGGCGGCATGGTGCAGCACCGCATGCCGCGCGGCGGCGCGATGAGTGTGCGCATGACCGCCCTGGGCTGGTACTGGGAGCCCTACCGCTACTCGCGCAGGCTGCCCGGAGGCGAGCCGGTGCCGCCGTTTCCGCCGGTGCTGGGCGAGCTGGCGCGCGCGGGAGTGGCCGCCGCGTCGGGGGCGCCGCCCCGTGCGGACGACCCGCCCTACGACGTCGCGCTGGTGAACTTCTACGACGCCGACGCCCGGATGGGCATGCACCAGGACCGCGAGGAGCGGGCCGACGTCCCCGTGGTGTCGCTGAGCCTGGGCGACACCTGCGTCTTCCGGTTCGGCAACACGCAGACCCGCACCCGTCCCTACACCGACGTCGAGCTGGGCAGTGGCGACCTGTTCGTCTTCGGCGGGCCGGCCCGCATGGCCTACCACGGAGTGCCGCGCACGCGGCCCGGCACCGCCCCCGCGGGGATCGGCCTGGAGCGCGGGCGGCTGAACATCACGATCCGCGCCACGGGCCTGGAGTAG
- a CDS encoding magnesium and cobalt transport protein CorA → MAQRNPLTWLPGIRGTAQSRRIARPRPPEYSMDPRAGEAGSPTPPVQDSVIDAAVYVDGKRQEAPTQLSDLAELHRRTPDDETAMAWIGLLRPSSNQLLAAAEEFGLHELAVEDAIVAHQRPKLERYDDTLFVVLKSALYLDASEEVRFGEVHLFVGPRFVLTVRHNQAPDLSAVRRRLENDPRLLARGSEAVLYAVLDAVVDGYAPVVAGLQNDIDEIETQVFEGDPAVSRRIYELSREVIEFQRAARPLLPMLRSLSEGFDKYGTDEELRRYLRDVADHATTVAERVDGFRDMLQNILTVNATLVSEAQNEEMRRVTEASYRQGEQVKKISAWAAILFAPSLVGSIYGMNFTRMPELDWVLGYPMALALMVGISVTLYAVFKWRRWM, encoded by the coding sequence ATGGCCCAACGCAACCCACTGACCTGGCTTCCCGGAATCCGCGGCACTGCGCAGTCCCGCCGGATCGCGCGGCCCCGACCGCCGGAGTACTCCATGGACCCCAGGGCCGGCGAGGCCGGATCACCCACACCTCCGGTGCAGGACAGCGTGATCGACGCCGCCGTCTACGTCGACGGCAAGCGCCAGGAGGCCCCCACGCAGCTGAGCGACCTCGCCGAGCTGCACCGCCGCACGCCCGACGACGAGACCGCCATGGCCTGGATCGGGCTGCTGCGTCCCTCCAGCAACCAGCTACTGGCCGCCGCCGAGGAGTTCGGGCTGCACGAGCTGGCCGTGGAGGACGCCATCGTCGCCCACCAGCGGCCGAAGCTGGAGCGCTACGACGACACCCTCTTCGTCGTGCTCAAGTCGGCGCTCTACCTGGACGCCAGTGAGGAGGTGCGCTTCGGCGAGGTGCACCTGTTCGTCGGTCCGCGCTTCGTGCTCACCGTGCGGCACAACCAGGCCCCCGACCTGTCGGCGGTGCGCCGCCGCCTGGAGAACGACCCCCGCCTGCTGGCCCGCGGGTCCGAGGCGGTCCTCTACGCGGTCCTGGACGCCGTCGTCGACGGCTACGCCCCCGTCGTCGCCGGGCTGCAGAACGACATCGACGAGATCGAGACCCAGGTCTTCGAGGGCGACCCCGCCGTCTCCCGCCGCATCTACGAGCTCTCCCGCGAGGTCATCGAGTTCCAACGGGCCGCCCGGCCGCTGCTGCCGATGCTGCGCTCGCTGAGCGAGGGTTTCGACAAGTACGGCACCGACGAGGAGCTGCGCCGCTACCTGCGCGACGTCGCCGACCACGCCACCACCGTGGCCGAGCGCGTCGACGGCTTCCGCGACATGCTGCAGAACATCCTCACTGTGAACGCCACCCTGGTCAGCGAGGCGCAGAACGAGGAGATGCGGCGGGTCACCGAGGCCAGCTACCGCCAGGGCGAGCAGGTCAAGAAGATCTCCGCCTGGGCGGCCATCCTGTTCGCGCCCAGTCTGGTCGGCAGCATCTACGGCATGAACTTCACCCGCATGCCCGAATTGGACTGGGTATTGGGCTATCCGATGGCACTGGCCCTGATGGTCGGCATCAGCGTCACCCTCTACGCCGTTTTCAAGTGGCGCAGGTGGATGTGA
- a CDS encoding GNAT family N-acetyltransferase, with amino-acid sequence METSLAAKTHGGVPTLRFRYLGPADVDELAGLWAALHEQHTATAPHLEDIITRVNADESWRRRRAQYLAWLHEPETIAVVAERGGEAVGYAMVTIRENQQGSWDRGSRVAVVQTLSVHPDHAGTGVGSGLLEELRRQVGAMGIHDLELTALATSSEDIRFFEQEGFRPFVTTMVSRIGAFGGHD; translated from the coding sequence ATGGAAACTTCGTTGGCGGCCAAAACACACGGTGGAGTTCCGACGCTGCGCTTCCGCTACCTGGGACCCGCCGATGTAGACGAGCTCGCCGGCCTGTGGGCGGCGCTGCACGAGCAGCACACGGCCACGGCGCCGCACCTCGAAGACATCATCACCCGCGTGAACGCCGACGAGTCCTGGCGCCGCCGCCGGGCGCAGTACCTGGCCTGGCTGCACGAGCCCGAGACCATTGCCGTGGTCGCCGAGCGCGGGGGCGAGGCGGTCGGCTACGCCATGGTCACCATCCGCGAGAACCAGCAGGGCTCCTGGGACCGGGGCAGCCGGGTCGCCGTCGTGCAGACCCTCTCGGTTCACCCCGACCACGCCGGCACGGGTGTGGGATCGGGCCTGCTGGAGGAGCTGCGCCGCCAGGTCGGCGCCATGGGCATCCACGACCTGGAACTGACCGCACTCGCCACCAGCTCCGAGGACATCCGCTTCTTCGAGCAGGAGGGCTTCCGGCCCTTCGTGACGACGATGGTCAGCCGCATCGGGGCCTTCGGCGGCCACGACTGA
- a CDS encoding pyridoxamine 5'-phosphate oxidase family protein: MAVQQSPHDADYPATPRTTPARKADRVGYDRTGVHAVLDADYICHVGFVADGAPVVLPMLYARVAERLYLHGSTGARALHSARDGLRVCVTVTLADGIVLARSAVHHSVNYRSVVAHGVAHRVGDAAECRTALDALIDAPFPGRSADCRPADSKELAKTAVLRLDLREVSAKVRSGGVNEEPGDRDLPHWAGVVPARRAYGPPVPDTGSPGPLPHYLRGLPA; encoded by the coding sequence ATGGCCGTCCAGCAGAGCCCGCACGACGCCGACTATCCCGCTACCCCGCGCACCACCCCGGCCCGCAAGGCCGACCGCGTCGGCTACGACCGCACGGGCGTCCACGCCGTTCTCGACGCCGACTACATCTGCCATGTCGGCTTCGTCGCGGACGGCGCGCCGGTCGTGCTGCCCATGCTCTACGCCCGCGTCGCCGAACGGCTTTATCTGCACGGCTCGACCGGTGCGCGGGCGCTGCACAGCGCCCGCGACGGGCTGCGTGTCTGCGTCACCGTCACGCTGGCCGACGGCATCGTCCTCGCGCGCTCGGCGGTACACCACTCGGTGAACTACCGCTCCGTGGTGGCGCACGGTGTGGCCCACCGGGTGGGCGACGCCGCCGAGTGCCGGACGGCGCTGGACGCCCTGATCGACGCGCCCTTCCCGGGCCGCTCCGCCGACTGCCGCCCGGCCGACTCCAAGGAACTCGCCAAGACCGCCGTCCTGCGGCTCGACCTGCGCGAAGTGTCGGCCAAGGTCCGCTCGGGCGGCGTGAACGAGGAACCCGGGGACCGCGACCTGCCCCACTGGGCGGGCGTGGTCCCCGCCCGGCGCGCCTACGGTCCGCCCGTGCCCGATACCGGATCACCCGGTCCTCTCCCCCACTACCTGCGCGGACTGCCCGCGTAA
- a CDS encoding LysR substrate-binding domain-containing protein, with protein sequence MDLTRLRLLVELERLGTMAAVSETTGMGTSAVSKHFAVLEQEAGAQLLAPDGRRVRLTPAGHRLARHAVDILARVEAARAELAGGGEPVGRVELVTFVSVAAPIVLPAVRRLQDEHPGIEVRLIEHEPDEALELLQSGAADLGLVYDYSLVPRRFPDTLTLRPIGTEPLLLSQPSGAPATSRIMTRRRLLGLAEASWIANSRGSDEDELVRRMCAGAGFAPRIRHRIDNLEIVEEVVAAGMGVGVMPKLAAVTRRGVVHSPLGELGGTRRISLAGSTGGWAWRPIALLARYLWEAARGVLDDTAQTPPVPDGGPAAPPAGPYGGAGPLGEG encoded by the coding sequence ATGGACTTGACCCGTTTGCGGCTGCTGGTCGAGCTGGAGCGGCTGGGCACCATGGCGGCGGTCTCGGAGACGACCGGAATGGGCACCTCCGCGGTCTCCAAGCACTTCGCCGTCCTGGAGCAGGAGGCGGGGGCGCAGCTGCTCGCTCCGGACGGCCGGCGGGTCCGGCTCACACCGGCCGGGCATCGCCTGGCCCGCCACGCCGTCGACATCCTGGCGCGCGTCGAGGCGGCCCGCGCCGAGCTGGCGGGCGGAGGCGAGCCGGTGGGGCGGGTGGAGCTGGTGACCTTCGTCAGCGTCGCCGCGCCGATCGTGCTGCCCGCCGTGCGCCGCCTGCAGGACGAGCACCCCGGAATCGAGGTGCGGCTGATCGAGCACGAGCCCGACGAGGCGCTGGAGCTGCTCCAGTCGGGCGCGGCCGATCTGGGCCTGGTCTACGACTACAGCCTGGTCCCGCGGCGCTTCCCCGACACGCTCACCCTGCGGCCGATCGGGACCGAACCGCTGCTGCTCTCCCAGCCCTCCGGCGCCCCGGCCACCAGCCGCATCATGACCCGCCGGCGGCTGCTCGGCCTCGCCGAGGCGTCCTGGATCGCCAACTCGCGCGGCAGCGACGAGGACGAGCTGGTGCGGCGGATGTGCGCCGGTGCCGGCTTCGCGCCGCGAATCCGGCACCGCATCGACAACCTGGAGATCGTCGAGGAGGTGGTGGCGGCCGGGATGGGCGTGGGCGTGATGCCCAAGCTCGCCGCGGTCACCCGCCGGGGCGTGGTGCACTCGCCGCTGGGCGAACTCGGCGGCACGCGGCGGATCTCGCTGGCGGGCAGCACCGGCGGCTGGGCGTGGCGCCCGATCGCGCTGCTCGCCCGCTACCTGTGGGAGGCCGCGCGCGGCGTGCTCGACGACACCGCGCAGACGCCGCCGGTGCCCGACGGCGGGCCCGCGGCGCCGCCGGCGGGGCCCTACGGCGGCGCCGGTCCGCTCGGAGAGGGGTGA
- a CDS encoding LysR family transcriptional regulator — MIDVRRLQLLQALGQHQTVAGAADALGVTPSAVSQQLAALAKETGVALVERQGRRFMLTGAARVLLGHADVIFAEMERAQADLAEYAEGRVGVARVGSFATGISDLVGPAVAALRRSSPGWRFEIVQAEPDEATEMLRSGELDIAITMSSPNLPPSGTTEFQIQPIMVEPFDAVLPYHHPLAASTDLELAADLADAEWIMSAPGSPWYDCVAAACHQAGFQPRVAHTVHEFSAVFALVQAGLGMALMPRLGWTGLSAPHIVVRAVRNTPRRHIVALSRAGYSAEPFLGAVREAAGKVPVPSAGPLLVPGGGA, encoded by the coding sequence ATGATCGATGTGCGCCGGTTGCAGCTCCTGCAGGCACTTGGTCAGCACCAGACGGTCGCGGGCGCGGCCGACGCCCTCGGTGTGACGCCCTCGGCGGTCTCCCAGCAGCTCGCCGCCCTGGCCAAGGAGACCGGCGTCGCCCTCGTCGAGCGGCAGGGCCGCAGGTTCATGCTCACCGGGGCCGCCCGCGTCCTGCTCGGCCACGCCGACGTGATCTTCGCCGAGATGGAGCGCGCCCAGGCCGACCTCGCGGAGTACGCCGAGGGCCGGGTGGGCGTCGCCCGGGTCGGTTCCTTCGCCACCGGCATCTCCGACCTGGTCGGCCCGGCGGTGGCCGCCCTGCGCCGCAGCAGTCCGGGCTGGCGCTTCGAGATCGTGCAGGCCGAACCCGACGAAGCCACGGAGATGCTGCGCTCCGGAGAGCTGGACATCGCCATCACCATGTCCTCGCCCAACCTGCCGCCCAGTGGGACCACCGAGTTCCAGATCCAGCCGATCATGGTCGAGCCCTTCGACGCCGTCCTGCCCTACCACCATCCGCTGGCCGCCTCCACCGACCTGGAGCTGGCCGCCGACCTGGCCGATGCCGAGTGGATCATGTCGGCCCCCGGTTCGCCCTGGTACGACTGCGTCGCCGCCGCCTGCCACCAGGCCGGTTTCCAACCGCGGGTCGCACACACGGTGCACGAGTTCAGCGCCGTGTTCGCGCTCGTGCAGGCCGGATTGGGAATGGCGCTGATGCCGCGCCTGGGTTGGACCGGTCTATCGGCGCCGCACATCGTCGTCCGCGCTGTACGCAACACCCCCCGCCGCCACATCGTCGCCCTCAGTCGCGCGGGCTACAGCGCCGAGCCGTTCCTCGGTGCGGTGCGCGAGGCGGCCGGCAAGGTTCCGGTCCCCTCGGCCGGTCCGCTGCTGGTGCCCGGCGGCGGCGCCTGA
- a CDS encoding ECF-type sigma factor yields MEEDLITPLMESARGESPMSALRATVELRQEVERLEAMQVRRARMQGYTWSEIAVILGISKQAVHKKYGGTRKEK; encoded by the coding sequence ATGGAGGAGGACCTGATCACTCCGCTGATGGAGTCGGCCCGCGGCGAGTCGCCGATGTCCGCTCTGCGCGCAACGGTCGAACTGCGCCAGGAGGTCGAGCGGCTGGAGGCGATGCAGGTGCGGCGCGCCCGGATGCAGGGCTACACCTGGAGCGAGATCGCCGTCATCCTGGGCATCAGCAAGCAGGCGGTGCACAAGAAGTACGGGGGCACGCGCAAGGAGAAGTGA
- a CDS encoding NPP1 family protein, with translation MSTKTDLELLRAYEPILVFTRGELFFPADADAYVRCCSLWCEDGDGKEFEAVPAGELTLERLAGAEREWPGRFKHLRFVQESSLRAEARRHRRSSRRVIPRSGRLAAVGVLGRIVDILMKLSLLIRGAVPGGVAAAAATRYRDRIGGEGESPSYYGRVVHEGGYTALQYWFFYAMNDWRSTYGGVNDHEADWEKVTVYLVEDAQGGRRPVWVGASSHEYYGDDLRRSWDDKELRREGDHPVIFVGAGSHSHQMLPGDYLIQVDPAVLRGVVRAWRRLTLRLFRSDSAIVRHGIGVPFVDYARGDGVRVGPGGDRAWDANAIDDDTPWVRGFRGLWGRDTGDFFEGERAPSGPRYERDGTIRWSWADPLAWVGLQKVSPTEGAARAELSAHLGDLEEGIAEADAEILRRRDELRRLAAARLVLGHESHSQSRADEYDQRIRADEKELAATYRRRAMMADERDSCRDALAGDRPVAPLPTEHLHRPHRPYASGQQRTTRFLQVWAALSTPLLICALGGMLLLRGVYTAPAMIGVVLAFAMVDAIARRKFTSFLMGLALLLVAVGGVAGIIFAFAADWRISLLVPTALIVVALLWVNIRDLVRG, from the coding sequence ATGAGCACGAAAACCGATCTCGAACTCCTGCGCGCCTACGAGCCGATCCTCGTCTTCACCCGGGGGGAGCTCTTCTTCCCCGCCGACGCCGACGCCTACGTCCGCTGCTGCAGTCTGTGGTGCGAAGACGGCGACGGCAAGGAGTTCGAGGCCGTTCCGGCGGGCGAGCTCACCCTGGAGCGCCTGGCCGGCGCCGAGCGCGAGTGGCCCGGCCGGTTCAAGCACCTGCGCTTCGTCCAGGAGTCATCCCTGCGCGCCGAGGCCCGCCGCCACCGCCGCAGCTCCCGCCGGGTGATCCCGCGCAGCGGCCGCCTGGCCGCCGTCGGCGTACTCGGCCGCATCGTCGACATCCTGATGAAGCTCTCGCTGCTCATCCGCGGCGCCGTGCCCGGCGGAGTGGCCGCCGCGGCCGCCACCCGCTACCGCGACCGGATCGGCGGCGAGGGCGAATCGCCCAGCTACTACGGCCGCGTGGTGCACGAAGGCGGCTACACCGCCCTGCAGTACTGGTTCTTCTACGCCATGAACGACTGGCGCTCCACGTACGGCGGCGTCAACGACCACGAGGCCGACTGGGAGAAGGTCACCGTCTATCTGGTCGAGGACGCCCAGGGCGGCAGGCGGCCGGTGTGGGTGGGCGCCTCCTCCCACGAGTACTACGGCGACGACCTGCGGCGCAGCTGGGACGACAAGGAACTGCGGCGCGAGGGCGACCACCCCGTCATCTTCGTCGGCGCCGGGTCCCACTCCCACCAGATGCTTCCGGGCGACTACCTCATCCAGGTCGATCCCGCGGTGCTGCGGGGCGTGGTGCGGGCCTGGCGGCGGCTCACCCTGCGGCTGTTCCGCAGCGACAGCGCCATCGTCCGCCACGGTATCGGCGTCCCGTTCGTCGACTACGCCCGCGGCGACGGCGTGCGCGTCGGCCCCGGCGGCGATCGCGCATGGGACGCCAACGCCATCGACGACGACACCCCTTGGGTACGCGGCTTCCGCGGCCTGTGGGGGCGCGACACCGGCGACTTCTTCGAGGGCGAGCGCGCCCCCAGCGGTCCCCGCTACGAGCGCGACGGGACCATCCGCTGGTCCTGGGCCGATCCGCTGGCCTGGGTGGGCCTGCAGAAGGTCTCCCCGACCGAGGGCGCCGCCCGCGCCGAGCTCTCCGCGCACCTGGGCGATCTGGAAGAGGGCATCGCCGAGGCCGACGCCGAGATCCTCCGCCGCCGCGACGAGCTGCGCCGCCTCGCCGCCGCCCGTCTCGTGCTCGGCCACGAGAGCCACTCCCAGTCCCGCGCCGACGAGTACGACCAGCGCATCCGCGCCGACGAGAAAGAGCTGGCCGCGACTTACCGCAGGCGCGCGATGATGGCCGACGAGCGCGACTCCTGCCGCGATGCCCTCGCCGGCGACCGCCCGGTGGCCCCGCTGCCCACCGAGCACCTGCACCGCCCGCACCGGCCCTACGCCTCCGGCCAGCAGCGCACCACCCGGTTCCTGCAGGTATGGGCGGCGCTGAGTACTCCGCTGCTCATCTGCGCGCTGGGCGGGATGCTGCTGCTGCGCGGCGTCTACACCGCACCGGCGATGATCGGTGTGGTGCTGGCCTTCGCCATGGTCGACGCCATCGCCCGGCGCAAGTTCACCTCGTTCTTGATGGGGCTGGCGCTGCTGCTGGTGGCGGTGGGGGGCGTCGCCGGGATCATCTTCGCCTTCGCCGCCGATTGGCGGATCTCGCTGCTGGTGCCGACCGCGCTCATCGTCGTCGCGCTGCTGTGGGTGAACATCCGCGACCTCGTGCGCGGCTGA
- a CDS encoding MerR family transcriptional regulator, which yields MSNAPVRRLTVSEAAERSGLTIDTLRYYERIGLIDPVPRSASGQRLYGEPELERLELVNRLRGTGMSIQEMLDYAELVRSGPETMERRRAMLAEHRMRLCAEMDRLASTVGYLDRKIGVYDAHLGGAAASADPAAPPSAPPGRGAGEA from the coding sequence ATGAGCAACGCGCCGGTACGTCGCCTCACCGTTTCCGAAGCCGCTGAACGCAGCGGCCTCACGATCGACACGCTGCGGTACTACGAGCGCATCGGGCTCATCGACCCGGTACCGCGTTCGGCGTCGGGACAGCGCCTCTACGGCGAACCGGAACTGGAGCGGTTGGAGCTGGTCAACCGGCTGCGGGGCACGGGAATGTCCATTCAAGAGATGCTGGACTACGCGGAGCTGGTCCGCAGCGGGCCCGAGACGATGGAGCGGCGTCGCGCCATGCTGGCCGAGCACCGGATGCGGCTGTGTGCGGAGATGGACAGGTTGGCGTCCACCGTGGGCTACCTGGACCGCAAGATCGGTGTCTACGACGCCCACCTGGGTGGGGCGGCCGCCTCCGCCGACCCGGCTGCGCCCCCGAGCGCGCCGCCGGGCCGCGGCGCCGGCGAGGCGTGA
- a CDS encoding EamA family transporter, which yields MITAFSTSVRAVLGRIPPALLLLAGMFVLHTGSALAVRAFSEAGPLGVTWLRLLWAALILAALGGRPLWRALRAATPRELGAAVILGTASAGMMVLYSAATARIDLGTATALEFLGPLAVAVLALRRRREAVWIAAAAGGVLLLTRPWSSGADLAGVALGASGAVCVALYIVLTQRVGSSFRAVHGLAVAMAVGAVLTAPFGLPPVLAAPETGRVLLVTLVIAVLFPLVPFLLEMVVLQRMGRAAFSTFASLEPAVSLVMGLAVIGQRPAWIQVAGMAVVVAAGVGAARGDRGTPRRPVQRRERTPGEGATAAVPTAPPPAADTRPQARTPQHAG from the coding sequence ATGATCACCGCATTCTCCACCTCGGTCCGTGCTGTCCTGGGGCGGATCCCGCCCGCGCTGCTGCTGCTCGCGGGCATGTTCGTGCTGCACACCGGCAGCGCCCTGGCCGTGCGCGCGTTCAGCGAGGCGGGGCCGCTCGGCGTGACCTGGCTGCGCCTGCTGTGGGCCGCCCTCATCCTGGCCGCCCTCGGCGGCCGCCCCCTGTGGCGCGCCCTGCGTGCCGCGACGCCGCGCGAACTCGGTGCGGCGGTGATCCTGGGCACAGCCAGCGCGGGGATGATGGTGCTCTACTCCGCAGCAACGGCCCGCATCGACCTGGGTACGGCCACCGCGCTGGAGTTCCTCGGCCCTCTCGCCGTGGCCGTCCTGGCGCTGCGCCGCCGGCGCGAGGCCGTCTGGATCGCGGCGGCAGCCGGGGGAGTGCTGCTGCTCACCCGACCCTGGTCGAGCGGCGCCGACCTGGCCGGAGTGGCGCTGGGCGCCTCCGGCGCGGTGTGCGTGGCCCTCTACATCGTGCTGACCCAGCGCGTGGGCTCCAGCTTCCGGGCCGTGCACGGGCTCGCCGTGGCGATGGCCGTCGGCGCGGTGCTCACCGCGCCGTTCGGCCTGCCCCCGGTGCTGGCCGCCCCCGAGACCGGCCGGGTACTGCTGGTCACGCTGGTGATCGCGGTGCTCTTCCCGCTGGTGCCGTTCCTGCTGGAGATGGTGGTGCTGCAGCGCATGGGCCGCGCGGCCTTCTCCACTTTCGCCAGTTTGGAACCCGCCGTCAGCCTGGTCATGGGACTGGCCGTCATCGGCCAGCGGCCGGCCTGGATCCAGGTGGCGGGCATGGCGGTGGTCGTGGCCGCCGGAGTCGGCGCCGCCCGCGGCGACCGCGGCACCCCGCGCCGCCCGGTTCAGCGGCGAGAGCGGACCCCGGGGGAGGGCGCGACCGCCGCCGTGCCGACGGCGCCGCCGCCCGCGGCGGATACCCGCCCACAGGCCCGCACACCGCAGCACGCGGGGTGA
- a CDS encoding ketopantoate reductase family protein produces the protein MSAHTPGPAVEPGRVTVLAPGGVGGLVAGALARDGRAVTVVATEPTADHIAAHGLRVESAVLGDFRVDVPAVPAAAEAADVLVVAPKATALEEALKRVPAHLAAGALVLPLLNGFEHMELLRSRYPGAHVLGAAIRVESTRTESGRIEQTSPFAALDIAYSGAPAPRVEGLAAALRSAGLQVRLSEDEDGVLWRKFQFLLGTALVCTHHGSDIGTARTERRDALVAVAAEVEAVAAAGGIILDTERVLDMVEAAPPATKPSMLRDREAGRPLELDALGGALLRAAQRAGVAVPVVERLVADLRRVGAAG, from the coding sequence ATGAGCGCACACACCCCCGGCCCGGCGGTCGAGCCCGGCCGCGTCACCGTCCTCGCGCCCGGCGGAGTCGGCGGGCTGGTGGCGGGGGCGCTCGCGCGCGACGGCCGCGCGGTCACGGTCGTGGCCACCGAGCCGACCGCCGATCACATCGCGGCGCACGGTCTGCGGGTGGAATCCGCCGTCCTCGGGGACTTCCGGGTCGACGTCCCGGCTGTGCCCGCGGCCGCAGAGGCGGCCGACGTGCTCGTGGTCGCCCCTAAGGCCACCGCGCTTGAGGAGGCTCTCAAGCGGGTGCCGGCGCACCTGGCCGCGGGCGCGCTGGTGCTGCCGCTGCTCAACGGCTTCGAGCACATGGAGCTGCTGCGCTCGCGCTATCCCGGCGCCCACGTGCTGGGCGCCGCGATCCGCGTGGAGTCCACCCGCACCGAGTCCGGGCGCATCGAGCAGACCAGCCCCTTCGCCGCCCTGGACATCGCGTACTCGGGGGCGCCCGCGCCCCGCGTCGAAGGGTTGGCGGCCGCGTTGCGCTCGGCCGGCCTGCAGGTGCGGCTGAGCGAGGACGAGGACGGCGTGCTGTGGCGCAAGTTCCAGTTCCTGCTCGGCACGGCGCTGGTGTGCACGCACCACGGCAGCGACATCGGCACCGCCCGCACCGAGCGCCGCGACGCCCTCGTCGCTGTGGCGGCCGAAGTGGAGGCCGTCGCCGCCGCCGGAGGCATCATTCTGGACACCGAGCGGGTGCTGGACATGGTCGAAGCCGCCCCGCCGGCGACCAAGCCCTCGATGCTGCGGGACCGCGAGGCCGGTCGGCCTTTGGAGCTCGACGCCCTGGGCGGGGCGCTGCTGCGCGCCGCCCAGCGAGCGGGGGTCGCCGTGCCCGTCGTCGAGCGTCTGGTGGCCGACCTGCGCCGGGTCGGCGCAGCGGGCTGA